The genomic interval ATCCAAGGAAAATTTGGTGGTGTAGGAATTCGATTTGCAATTATTCGAGATACATTATGCGTTACCAATGTGGTTCCAAATTCCCCCTCTTTTCTAGCGGGTGTAAAAGCAGGAGATAAAATTCTAATGATTGACGGTAAAAGGATTACGGGTAAAAAAATTAAAAACGAAGATGTCCTTAGTAAATTGAAAGGTGATCCTGAAACGAAGGTTCAAGTTCAAATTTATAGAGATAGAAAGAAGAACAGTAAAACCATTACTCGTGGAATTATTCCACTTCCATCAATTGTTTGTGCTCAAATGCTCGACAATCAAGTAGGATATATCCGCCTAGATAATTTTTCGATTTCTAGTGCTGACGAATTTTATTTTGCAGCGCAATCCTTGAAGCAATTGGGAATGAAAAAGCTGATTTTTGATTTGCGTGACAATGGAGGAGGCGTGCTAGATGGAGCTGTTAGAATTGCGGATGAATTCTTGCCAAAAGGGCAAAAAATCGTTACAGTTAAAGGAAAAAAATACCTAAGTACTACGGAATACTCAAAAGGAGGAGGTTTATTGGAACAAACAGAATTGGTTATCTTAATCAATGAAAATTCGGCTTCAGCCTCTGAAATTTTAGCTGGAGCAATTCAAGACAATGACCGAGGAACAATTATTGGAAGAAGATCTTTTGGAAAAGGGTTGGTACAAAAAGATTTCTCGCTATCAGACAAAAGTGATTTGCGACTTACGATTGCTAGGTACTACACTCCTTCTGGTCGATCAATTCAAAAGTCGTTTGGTGAAAGCTATGAAGATTATTACCACAGCAATGACAAAAGAAGAGATAACGGAGAATATTTTGCTCCAGATTCATCGGTTTTCAAAAACGCAAAAAAGTTTAAGACTTTAAAAGGAAGAACCGTTTACGATGGTGGGGGAAT from Fluviicola taffensis DSM 16823 carries:
- a CDS encoding S41 family peptidase translates to MNRKYAFIYPTLLMIFLVIGLLIGSRLNQKEPQIVSGSYSKMQEIIGLLDREYVDSIESKKLFEKTISDMLHELDPHSNYIPSENLKAVNEQIQGKFGGVGIRFAIIRDTLCVTNVVPNSPSFLAGVKAGDKILMIDGKRITGKKIKNEDVLSKLKGDPETKVQVQIYRDRKKNSKTITRGIIPLPSIVCAQMLDNQVGYIRLDNFSISSADEFYFAAQSLKQLGMKKLIFDLRDNGGGVLDGAVRIADEFLPKGQKIVTVKGKKYLSTTEYSKGGGLLEQTELVILINENSASASEILAGAIQDNDRGTIIGRRSFGKGLVQKDFSLSDKSDLRLTIARYYTPSGRSIQKSFGESYEDYYHSNDKRRDNGEYFAPDSSVFKNAKKFKTLKGRTVYDGGGIMPDVFVPLDTTNSTYYYLALRYSGAFQQVAFDFASKNRSSWKTIQDFNANFETPKNLLQNLIKTGENLDIPYRSDDFKRSEGLIKEVMKAEIARQLFIEEGYFLVTASSDKEVQKALQILKR